In Kineosporia sp. NBRC 101731, the following proteins share a genomic window:
- a CDS encoding ketoacyl-ACP synthase III produces MSANIGIRGTGSYLPERIVSNAEIAVAAGVDPGWIESRTGIRERRRAAPGQATSDLAAAAADRALTAAGICASDLDHIIVATSTPDHPQPATASIVQHLVGARNAAAVDVNAVCSGFVYALAMAEGLLRTGGGTGHALVIGADIYSRILDYSDRKTAVLFGDGAGAVVLGPVPPAHGLIRTHLRGHGDEHTLISVPAGGSRRPATESTLRDGDHYFKMDGRGVRDFVGRQVPAAIHDLLSSSGIAATDVEHLVPHQANGVMLNDLSRTLGLGAANLHLTVGHYGNTGSASIPVTLDEAARAGRIAPGDLLLLAGFGGGMNLGVTLGRWSMHPPAGPRSDVRPLARDMGRDVGRDMGRDMVLAR; encoded by the coding sequence ATGTCTGCGAACATCGGAATCCGCGGCACCGGTTCCTACCTGCCCGAGCGGATCGTGAGTAACGCCGAGATCGCGGTGGCCGCCGGCGTCGATCCCGGCTGGATCGAGAGCCGGACCGGCATCCGCGAGCGCCGCCGGGCCGCGCCCGGTCAGGCGACCTCGGACCTGGCCGCTGCCGCCGCCGACCGGGCCCTGACGGCGGCCGGCATCTGCGCCTCCGACCTGGATCACATCATCGTCGCCACCTCCACCCCCGATCACCCCCAGCCGGCCACCGCCAGCATCGTTCAGCACCTGGTCGGGGCCCGTAACGCCGCCGCCGTCGACGTCAACGCCGTCTGCAGCGGGTTCGTCTACGCGCTGGCCATGGCCGAGGGGCTGCTGCGGACCGGCGGTGGTACCGGGCACGCCCTGGTGATCGGCGCCGACATCTACTCCCGGATCCTGGACTACTCCGACCGTAAGACCGCCGTCCTGTTCGGCGACGGGGCCGGGGCGGTCGTGCTCGGCCCGGTCCCGCCCGCCCACGGGCTGATCCGGACGCATCTGCGCGGGCACGGGGACGAGCACACGCTGATCAGTGTCCCGGCCGGGGGCAGCCGCCGGCCGGCAACGGAAAGCACCCTGCGCGACGGTGACCACTACTTCAAGATGGACGGGCGGGGTGTGCGCGACTTCGTGGGCCGTCAGGTGCCGGCCGCCATCCACGACCTCCTGTCCAGCAGCGGGATCGCCGCCACCGACGTCGAGCATCTGGTGCCGCACCAGGCCAACGGCGTCATGCTGAACGACCTGTCGCGCACGCTCGGTCTGGGGGCGGCGAACCTGCACCTGACCGTGGGCCATTACGGGAACACCGGTTCCGCGTCCATCCCGGTCACGCTCGACGAGGCCGCCCGCGCCGGGCGGATCGCCCCGGGCGACCTGTTGCTGCTGGCCGGGTTCGGCGGGGGCATGAACCTCGGGGTCACCCTCGGGCGCTGGAGCATGCACCCTCCGGCGGGCCCGCGTTCGGATGTCAGGCCACTGGCCCGGGACATGGGGCGGGACGTGGGCCGGGACATGGGCCGGGACATGGTCCTGGCGCGGTGA